From one Chiloscyllium plagiosum isolate BGI_BamShark_2017 chromosome 24, ASM401019v2, whole genome shotgun sequence genomic stretch:
- the LOC122562039 gene encoding ketosamine-3-kinase isoform X2 — MFDGEMASLEAILKTSTVKVPKPIKVISLSDGGAVFVMEHLDIHGLNRHMATLGEQLANLHLHNEKLRDQESKDAHTVGKGPGQSEIQYVSRFGFHTTTCCGYIPQNNDWQSDWVNFFIQQRLQLQLDLIEKEYGDREVRELWSKLQLKIPALFHDVEITPALLHGDLWGGNIGQVEDGPVIFDPSSFYGHSEYELSISGIFGGFSTAFYTAYYNKIPKASGFEKRLKLYQLFHYLNHWNHFGTGYRGSSISTMKALLKQ, encoded by the exons ATGTTTGATGGAGAAATGGCAAGTCTGGAGGCAATCTTGAAAACCAGCACCGTGAAAGTGCCAAAACCAATAAAAGTGATCAGCCTCTCGGATGGTGGAGCAGTGTTTGTTATGGAACATTTAGATATTCATGGTTTAAACAG ACATATGGCCACATTAGGAGAGCAGCTGGCAAATCTGCATCTCCACAATGAAAAGCTAAGGGATCAGGAAAGTAAAGATGCACATACTGTTG GCAAAGGACCAGGACAGTCTGAAATCCAGTATGTAAGCAGATTTGGGTTTCATACCACTACCTGCTGTGGTTATATCCCACAG AATAATGACTGGCAGAGTGACTGGGTTAACTTCTTTATTCAGCAACGTCTTCAACTACAGTTGGATTTAATTGAAAAGGAATATGGTGACCGTGAAGTTAGGGAACTCTGGTCAAAGCTTCAG TTGAAGATACCTGCTCTATTTCATGATGTGGAAATCACCCCTGCTCTCCTTCATGGAGACCTGTGGGGAGGAAACATTGGACAAGTAGAAGATGGCCCTGTCATATTTGACCCCTCCTCCTTCTATGGCCACTCTGAGTACGAATTATCAATATCTGGAATTTTTGGGGGGTTTAGCACAGCATTCTACACAGCATATTATAACAAAATTCCCAAAGCATCAGGATTTGAGAAGCGACTGAAACTTTACCAACTCTTCCATTACCTGAATCATTGGAATCATTTTGGGACAGGATATAGAGGGTCATCTATAAGCACGATGAAAGCATTACTGAAGCAATGA